A single window of Mycobacterium sp. ITM-2016-00318 DNA harbors:
- a CDS encoding CsbD family protein has protein sequence MSGTDKAKNQGQGLLGKVKEAFGKLTGDRTIQNRGKSDQTKSDLKGAGEKAKDAFKKP, from the coding sequence ATGAGCGGTACGGATAAGGCGAAGAACCAGGGCCAGGGCCTTCTTGGCAAGGTTAAGGAAGCGTTCGGCAAACTCACCGGTGACAGAACCATTCAGAATCGGGGCAAGTCCGACCAGACGAAGTCCGACCTCAAAGGCGCTGGTGAGAAGGCCAAGGACGCCTTCAAGAAGCCGTAA